In Tepidimonas taiwanensis, the following are encoded in one genomic region:
- a CDS encoding sigma-E factor negative regulatory protein → MKPSDVTIRDTGDERRACGERLSALFDGECGGDEIAAALAASDPETQRRTWDAYRRIGDALRAQAGGDEAADPAFVRAVMARVAAQPLPTVADAADAVSAPAALPRAAAAANDAVFRWRLVAGVAAVAAVVSILWQSGAVPGSAPGEVAQVAQTPAPPAVVVGATAGVVPAAVPVARVRDPQLEELMAAHRQWGGASALQTSAGFLRAASYDVPAR, encoded by the coding sequence ATGAAACCCTCCGACGTGACGATCCGCGATACCGGTGACGAGCGCCGCGCGTGCGGCGAGCGGCTCTCCGCGCTGTTCGACGGCGAATGTGGCGGCGACGAGATCGCGGCGGCGCTCGCGGCGTCCGACCCCGAGACGCAGCGGCGCACGTGGGACGCGTACCGGCGCATCGGCGACGCGCTGCGGGCCCAGGCCGGCGGTGACGAGGCGGCGGATCCGGCGTTCGTGCGGGCGGTGATGGCGCGCGTGGCGGCACAGCCGCTGCCGACCGTGGCGGATGCGGCGGATGCGGTGTCCGCGCCCGCGGCGCTGCCGCGCGCGGCGGCCGCGGCCAACGATGCGGTCTTCCGCTGGCGGCTGGTGGCCGGCGTGGCGGCGGTTGCCGCGGTGGTGTCGATCCTGTGGCAAAGCGGCGCGGTGCCCGGCAGCGCTCCGGGCGAGGTCGCACAGGTGGCGCAGACGCCGGCCCCGCCCGCCGTCGTCGTGGGCGCTACCGCGGGCGTCGTGCCAGCCGCCGTGCCGGTGGCGCGGGTGCGTGATCCGCAGCTCGAGGAGCTGATGGCCGCGCACCGCCAGTGGGGCGGGGCGTCGGCGCTGCAGACGAGCGCGGGCTTTCTGCGCGCGGCCAGT
- the rpoE gene encoding RNA polymerase sigma factor RpoE → MKDESPRRPDADAALVARATAGDQRAFELLVIKYQRRVERLIGRLVRDADLVPDLAQETFIRAYRALPQFRGDAQFYTWLYRIAVNTAKKALQEMKRDPLVPMSALQNGEEGEETSALEQELNAQVADTETPDAVLASKEIAQAVQAAVEALPTELAQAITLREIDGLSYEEIARALDCPIGTVRSRIFRAREAISARIKPLLERQSGKRW, encoded by the coding sequence ATGAAAGATGAATCTCCCCGCCGCCCCGATGCCGATGCCGCCCTGGTCGCGCGTGCCACCGCGGGCGACCAGCGGGCGTTCGAGCTGCTGGTCATCAAGTACCAGCGTCGCGTCGAGCGGTTGATCGGGCGCCTCGTGCGCGACGCCGACCTGGTCCCCGATCTGGCGCAGGAAACCTTCATCCGCGCCTACCGCGCGCTGCCGCAGTTCCGGGGCGACGCGCAGTTTTACACGTGGCTCTACCGCATCGCCGTCAACACCGCGAAGAAGGCGCTGCAGGAGATGAAGCGCGACCCGCTGGTGCCGATGAGCGCGCTGCAAAACGGCGAGGAGGGCGAGGAAACTTCGGCGCTGGAGCAGGAACTAAACGCGCAGGTGGCCGACACCGAGACCCCGGACGCGGTGTTGGCAAGCAAGGAGATCGCCCAGGCGGTGCAGGCCGCAGTGGAGGCATTGCCGACCGAGCTGGCCCAGGCGATCACGCTGCGCGAAATCGACGGCCTGAGCTACGAGGAGATCGCCCGTGCGCTCGACTGCCCGATCGGCACGGTGCGTTCGCGGATTTTCCGCGCCCGCGAAGCGATCTCTGCGCGCATCAAGCCGCTGCTCGAGCGACAGTCCGGCAAACGCTGGTGA